One window of Salmo salar chromosome ssa11, Ssal_v3.1, whole genome shotgun sequence genomic DNA carries:
- the LOC106562144 gene encoding secretory carrier-associated membrane protein 5 isoform X2: MAENNFPPIPGFIPLQPCFYQNFDEEIPEQHRTMCKRLYHLWILHAITLAVNLVGCFVWMLGGGGVTNFGMAIIWLILFTPCSYACWFRPIYKAFKTDSSFNFMAFFFVFMAQVGISIIQCIGIPGWGNCGWLATISFFSYNLWIALLMLIPTLFFTATATLSFIALTKVHNFYRGSGGSIGKAQEEWTTGAWKNPHIQQAAQQAAMGAATGAMIPDQQYSSNTPQYNDNQM; this comes from the exons ATGGCTG AGAATAACTTCCCTCCAATACCGGGGTTCATCCCCCTGCAGCCATGTTTCTACCAGAACTTTGATGAGGAGATCCCTGAACAGCATCGCACCATGTGCAAGAGACTCTACCACCTGTGGATCT TGCATGCAATCACCCTGGCTGTGAATCTGGTGGGCTGCTTTGTGTGGATGCTGGGTGGAGGGGGCGTGACTAATTTTGGCATGGCCATCATATGGTTGATTCTCTTCACCCCCTGTTCCTATGCGTGCTGGTTCAGGCCCATCTACAAGGCCTTCAA GACTGACAGCTCGTTCAACTTCATGGCGTTCTTCTTTGTGTTCATGGCCCAGGTGGGCATCAGTATTATCCAGTGCATAGGGATCCCAGGCTGGGGAAACTG CGGCTGGCTGGCCACCATCTCTTTCTTCAGCTACAACCTTTGGATCGCCTTGCTGATGCTCATCCCCACCCTCTTTTTCACTGCCACGGCAACGCTGTCCTTCATTGCCCTCACCAAG GTCCATAACTTCTACCGTGGCAGCGGGGGCAGCATAGGCAAGGCCCAGGAGGAGTGGACCACAGGGGCCTGGAAGAACCCCCACATCCAGCAGGCAGCGCAGCAGGCAGCTATGGGAGCCGCCACGGGGGCCATGATCCCGGACCAGCAGTACTCCAGCAACACCCCACAGTACAATGACAACCAGATGTAG
- the LOC106562144 gene encoding secretory carrier-associated membrane protein 5 isoform X1, with protein MAAENNFPPIPGFIPLQPCFYQNFDEEIPEQHRTMCKRLYHLWILHAITLAVNLVGCFVWMLGGGGVTNFGMAIIWLILFTPCSYACWFRPIYKAFKTDSSFNFMAFFFVFMAQVGISIIQCIGIPGWGNCGWLATISFFSYNLWIALLMLIPTLFFTATATLSFIALTKVHNFYRGSGGSIGKAQEEWTTGAWKNPHIQQAAQQAAMGAATGAMIPDQQYSSNTPQYNDNQM; from the exons ATGGCTG CAGAGAATAACTTCCCTCCAATACCGGGGTTCATCCCCCTGCAGCCATGTTTCTACCAGAACTTTGATGAGGAGATCCCTGAACAGCATCGCACCATGTGCAAGAGACTCTACCACCTGTGGATCT TGCATGCAATCACCCTGGCTGTGAATCTGGTGGGCTGCTTTGTGTGGATGCTGGGTGGAGGGGGCGTGACTAATTTTGGCATGGCCATCATATGGTTGATTCTCTTCACCCCCTGTTCCTATGCGTGCTGGTTCAGGCCCATCTACAAGGCCTTCAA GACTGACAGCTCGTTCAACTTCATGGCGTTCTTCTTTGTGTTCATGGCCCAGGTGGGCATCAGTATTATCCAGTGCATAGGGATCCCAGGCTGGGGAAACTG CGGCTGGCTGGCCACCATCTCTTTCTTCAGCTACAACCTTTGGATCGCCTTGCTGATGCTCATCCCCACCCTCTTTTTCACTGCCACGGCAACGCTGTCCTTCATTGCCCTCACCAAG GTCCATAACTTCTACCGTGGCAGCGGGGGCAGCATAGGCAAGGCCCAGGAGGAGTGGACCACAGGGGCCTGGAAGAACCCCCACATCCAGCAGGCAGCGCAGCAGGCAGCTATGGGAGCCGCCACGGGGGCCATGATCCCGGACCAGCAGTACTCCAGCAACACCCCACAGTACAATGACAACCAGATGTAG